TCATCAGGATGACGAGCAGCGTTTTTTGTATGGCGACCTTCACGCGATCGAGGCGTTCGGCCCTTTCGAGTTCCGCGCGTTCAAGTTCAGTGATCATTGCGCAACCCCTTTTTCCCGAAGAAAATAAATTGGAGTGCCGTCAGAACACTGATCAGAAGGAACAGGAGCCAGGCCAAGGCCGAGGCCGTTCCCATCTCGTACCACTCCCAACCGATCCGCATCAGATAAGCGGTGATCGTCAGGCCGGACTGCGAAGGTCCACCGAGTCCCCGGGTCAGGACGTAGGGTTCTTCGAAGAGCTGAAGCTGTCCAATCAGAGTGAGCGTCACAGCAAAGAAGATGAATGGTCGTAAAAGAGGCAGTGATATGTGCCAGAATCGTTTGAATGCTCCGGCGCCATCAATGCGTGCGGCTTCATAAAGATCTTTGGGGATGGTCATGAGGCCGGTGGAATAAAGGACGATATTGAAGCCGGTGAACTTCCAAAAGACGACGAAGGAAATCGACGGCTGAATCAGAGCCACGTCCTCAAGCCAGCGAATGGGCATCGCGTCATGGACCCAGGTGAAAGCCCAGCCGGCCCACTTCGAATCCGCGAGGAGCAGAAGGGTCTGATTGATGATGCCGGACTGCGGGGCGTACATTTGGAAGAAGATCAGGGAAACAGCGATACCCGAGGTGATGTAGGGAAGAAAGTAGGCCGAAGTCAGCACGTGCCGGATTCGTCCACCGAAAGATACCAGGACGCAGGCGGCGGGAATCGCGATAAGATGCTGGGAAAGCCCAGCGTAGAGGCCCATGAAAACCGTGTTTTTCAGAGCGGTCCACATCCACGGGTCGGTCAGGGCCGTCTTGAAATTCTCAAACCCTACGTACTCCATCGCCTCGAGACCTTCGACCGGATTCCACGAATGAAAGGAGAGGTAGA
This sequence is a window from Oligoflexus sp.. Protein-coding genes within it:
- a CDS encoding sugar ABC transporter permease; the protein is MELSKDEPTPKRGFFRLSRKAAPYLFLAPYLLLFLVFGLFPLLFSIYLSFHSWNPVEGLEAMEYVGFENFKTALTDPWMWTALKNTVFMGLYAGLSQHLIAIPAACVLVSFGGRIRHVLTSAYFLPYITSGIAVSLIFFQMYAPQSGIINQTLLLLADSKWAGWAFTWVHDAMPIRWLEDVALIQPSISFVVFWKFTGFNIVLYSTGLMTIPKDLYEAARIDGAGAFKRFWHISLPLLRPFIFFAVTLTLIGQLQLFEEPYVLTRGLGGPSQSGLTITAYLMRIGWEWYEMGTASALAWLLFLLISVLTALQFIFFGKKGLRNDH